In a genomic window of Physeter macrocephalus isolate SW-GA chromosome 14, ASM283717v5, whole genome shotgun sequence:
- the SOCS3 gene encoding suppressor of cytokine signaling 3, with protein MVTHSKFPAAGMSRPLDTSLRLKTFSSKSEYQLVVNAVRKLQESGFYWSAVTGGEANLLLSTEPAGTFLIRDSSDQRHFFTLSVKTQSGTKNLRIQCEGGSFSLQSDPRSTQPVPRFDCVLKLVHHYMPPSGAPSFSSPPTEPSSSPSSEVPEQPSAQPLPGSPPRRAYYIYSGGEKIPLVLSRPLSSNVATLQHLCRKTVNGHLDSYEKVTQLPGPIREFLDQYDAPL; from the coding sequence ATGGTCACCCACAGCAAGTTTCCCGCCGCCGGGATGAGCCGCCCCCTGGACACCAGCCTGCGCCTCAAGACCTTCAGCTCCAAGAGCGAGTACCAGCTGGTGGTGAACGCAGTGCGCAAGCTGCAGGAGAGCGGCTTCTACTGGAGCGCGGTGACGGGCGGCGAGGCGAACCTGCTGCTCAGCACCGAGCCCGCCGGCACCTTCCTCATACGCGACAGCTCGGATCAGCGCCACTTCTTCACGCTCAGCGTCAAGACGCAGTCGGGGACCAAGAACCTGCGCATCCAGTGCGAGGGGGGCAGCTTCTCGCTGCAGAGCGATCCTCGGAGCACGCAGCCAGTGCCCCGCTTCGACTGCGTGCTCAAGCTGGTGCATCACTACATGCCGCCCTCCGGCGCCCCCTCCTTCTCCTCGCCCCCAACCGAACcctcctcctcgccctcctccGAGGTGCCCGAGCAGCCgtcggcccagccgctcccgggGAGCCCCCCCAGGAGAGCCTATTACATCTACTCGGGGGGTGAGAAGATCCCTCTGGTGTTGAGCCGGCCCCTCTCCTCCAACGTGGCCACTCTCCAACATCTCTGTCGGAAGACCGTTAACGGCCACCTGGACTCCTATGAGAAAGTCACCCAGCTGCCTGGGCCCATTCGGGAGTTCCTGGACCAGTACGATGCCCCCCTTTAG